One window of Catharus ustulatus isolate bCatUst1 chromosome 3, bCatUst1.pri.v2, whole genome shotgun sequence genomic DNA carries:
- the GEMIN6 gene encoding gem-associated protein 6 isoform X1, with the protein MVLDVGNMNDWQRKSPLDWETYVNKLVKVAVEKHEYEGWVLTVDPVSATIVLATFPENEKGSISFIMGHAIQEVEILQEGDSDMKQRLARISAPEESQAYSPEELEKRKKALKSWLETNHIPVDEQGEQGRALSVAGVLTIEPPYGPEQCSSANEIILSRVQGLLQRFLQQQELPAQQP; encoded by the exons ATG GTCCTGGATGTAGGAAATATGAATGATTGGCAGAGAAAAAGCCCTCTGGACTGGGAAACATATGTGAACAAATTGGTGAAAGTTGCAGTTGAGAAACATGAATATGAAGGATGGGTTTTAACAGTTGACCCAGTTTCTGCCAC CATTGTCCTTGCAACATTCCCAGAGAACGAGAAGGGGTCCATATCATTCATCATGGGCCACGCCATCCAGGAGGTGGAAATACTGCAGGAAGGGGACAGTGACATGAAGCAGCGCCTCGCTCGCATCTCCGCGCCCGAGGAGAGCCAAGCCTACAGCCcggaggagctggagaagaggaagaaagccTTGAAGAGCTGGCTGGAGACAAACCACATCCCGGTGGAcgagcagggggagcagggcagggcgcTGAGCGTGGCGGGGGTGCTGACCATCGAGCCCCCATACGGCCCTGAGCAGTGCAGCAGTGCCAACGAGATCATCCTGTCCCGTGTGCAGGGCCTGCTGCAGcgcttcctgcagcagcaggagctgcctgctcagcagccCTAG
- the GEMIN6 gene encoding gem-associated protein 6 isoform X2, translating to MNDWQRKSPLDWETYVNKLVKVAVEKHEYEGWVLTVDPVSATIVLATFPENEKGSISFIMGHAIQEVEILQEGDSDMKQRLARISAPEESQAYSPEELEKRKKALKSWLETNHIPVDEQGEQGRALSVAGVLTIEPPYGPEQCSSANEIILSRVQGLLQRFLQQQELPAQQP from the exons ATGAATGATTGGCAGAGAAAAAGCCCTCTGGACTGGGAAACATATGTGAACAAATTGGTGAAAGTTGCAGTTGAGAAACATGAATATGAAGGATGGGTTTTAACAGTTGACCCAGTTTCTGCCAC CATTGTCCTTGCAACATTCCCAGAGAACGAGAAGGGGTCCATATCATTCATCATGGGCCACGCCATCCAGGAGGTGGAAATACTGCAGGAAGGGGACAGTGACATGAAGCAGCGCCTCGCTCGCATCTCCGCGCCCGAGGAGAGCCAAGCCTACAGCCcggaggagctggagaagaggaagaaagccTTGAAGAGCTGGCTGGAGACAAACCACATCCCGGTGGAcgagcagggggagcagggcagggcgcTGAGCGTGGCGGGGGTGCTGACCATCGAGCCCCCATACGGCCCTGAGCAGTGCAGCAGTGCCAACGAGATCATCCTGTCCCGTGTGCAGGGCCTGCTGCAGcgcttcctgcagcagcaggagctgcctgctcagcagccCTAG
- the LOC116993432 gene encoding serine/arginine-rich splicing factor 7-like isoform X1 translates to MSRYGRYETKVYVGNLGTGAGKGELERAFSYYGPLRTVWIARNPPGFAFVEFEDPRDAEDAVLGLDGKIICGSRVRVEVSTGMPRRSRYDRPPARRPFDPNDRCYECGEKGHYAYDCHRYSRRRRSRSRSRSRSRSRGRRYSRSRSRSRGRRSRSASYRRSRSMSPRRYRSFSPRRSRSGSLRRSRSRSRSRSRSRSVVWPRSRSESHGRSKSGLPAKSRSKSRSPSPKRSHSPSGSP, encoded by the exons ATGTCGCGGTACGGGCGATACG AGACCAAGGTGTACGTGGGCAACCTGGGCACGGGCGCCGGCAAGGGCGAGCTGGAGAGAGCCTTCAGCTACTATGGGCCGCTGAGAACTGTGTGGATCGCCCGGAACCCGCCGGGGTTCGCCTTCGTGGAGTTCGAAGACCCCCGGGATGCTGAAGATGCTGTGCTTGGCCTCGATGGGAA GATAATATGCGGCTCCAGGGTCCGAGTGGAAGTATCCACAGGGATGCCGAGGCGCTCCCGCTATGACCGGCCCCCTGCCCGGCGCCCCTTCGACCCCAACGACAGATGCTACGAGTGTGGTGAGAAAGGCCACTATGCCTATGACTGTCACCGTTATAGCCGGCGAAGGAGGAGCAG GTCCCGGTCTAGATCCCGCTCGAGGTCTCGAGGAAGAAGGTATTCCCGGTCACGCAGTCGCAGCCGTGGTAGGAG GTCCAGGTCAGCTTCGTACCGCAGGTCCCGGTCGATGTCTCCTCGTAGATACAGATCCTTCTCACCCCGCAGGTCCCGCTCTGGTTCTCTAAGAAGGTCAAG atcTAGGTCCAGATCACGCTCCAGGTCCCGCTCTGTTGTATGGCCTCGAAGCAG GTCTGAGTCTCATGGTAGATCTAAATCTGGCTTACCTGCTAAAAG cCGCTCAAAGTCCAGATCACCATCTCCAAAGAGAAG tcATTCACCATCAGGAAGCCCTTGA
- the LOC116993432 gene encoding serine/arginine-rich splicing factor 7-like isoform X2, protein MSRYGRYETKVYVGNLGTGAGKGELERAFSYYGPLRTVWIARNPPGFAFVEFEDPRDAEDAVLGLDGKIICGSRVRVEVSTGMPRRSRYDRPPARRPFDPNDRCYECGEKGHYAYDCHRYSRRRRSRSRSRSRSRSRGRRYSRSRSRSRGRRSRSASYRRSRSMSPRRYRSFSPRRSRSGSLRRSRSRSRSRSRSRSVVWPRSSRSKSRSPSPKRSHSPSGSP, encoded by the exons ATGTCGCGGTACGGGCGATACG AGACCAAGGTGTACGTGGGCAACCTGGGCACGGGCGCCGGCAAGGGCGAGCTGGAGAGAGCCTTCAGCTACTATGGGCCGCTGAGAACTGTGTGGATCGCCCGGAACCCGCCGGGGTTCGCCTTCGTGGAGTTCGAAGACCCCCGGGATGCTGAAGATGCTGTGCTTGGCCTCGATGGGAA GATAATATGCGGCTCCAGGGTCCGAGTGGAAGTATCCACAGGGATGCCGAGGCGCTCCCGCTATGACCGGCCCCCTGCCCGGCGCCCCTTCGACCCCAACGACAGATGCTACGAGTGTGGTGAGAAAGGCCACTATGCCTATGACTGTCACCGTTATAGCCGGCGAAGGAGGAGCAG GTCCCGGTCTAGATCCCGCTCGAGGTCTCGAGGAAGAAGGTATTCCCGGTCACGCAGTCGCAGCCGTGGTAGGAG GTCCAGGTCAGCTTCGTACCGCAGGTCCCGGTCGATGTCTCCTCGTAGATACAGATCCTTCTCACCCCGCAGGTCCCGCTCTGGTTCTCTAAGAAGGTCAAG atcTAGGTCCAGATCACGCTCCAGGTCCCGCTCTGTTGTATGGCCTCGAAGCAG cCGCTCAAAGTCCAGATCACCATCTCCAAAGAGAAG tcATTCACCATCAGGAAGCCCTTGA